One part of the Saprospiraceae bacterium genome encodes these proteins:
- a CDS encoding CHAT domain-containing protein, translating into MYIQFILIGLIVFCDSELKAQNSDSLIINRKVDSLMQVVQDYLDIFDFQKALEINSAAETIALQKFGHYSYLYGKTSFNRGRIYDHKSEFTNAVKWYLESLSIFEETKIKPTFDIIKNLNKLGNIYRILGQFEIAESCLLESLNLQESQIEANPIEFAFCLNNLGIIYFSLSQYENAELYYHRALSIKEKSVGKRHPDFAVSLNCLANLYSTLENYQKANLLYLQAKEIYDINQNTKSAEYALLLNNLGINNLQQNNFELSEKYYLKAISIQHELLGNEHPEYATSINNLAALYFKIGKLPQADSLFLEASSIWLKTLGEAHPEYLASQNNLAAIYFAISNFEKAKAILKKTNAICKKLLGEKHPDYILNLINLVSIYWLTKDFDTIKSYLSEVMSAEKTILYQASNYLTEFELSKFIQNFSEKQNIALSINQESLNLNEICFDNALFFKGFILNASVQLNRLIKLDTKNYEKLQFWKHCNQNLATLYATKVVDRDSQNFESLIEIANTLEKELIQTVKDFKKTNMQVYWKDVQNKLTNKEAAIEFVSYSLSNSEFNTDSIMYAALLLKPDESQPIFISLFEEKSLDSLLQLNAERKTDYVNNLYSIAGRGAVALETPKRTLYEMIWEPIEKYMEGIKTIYFSPSGLLHRINLDAIPVSESETLADKYRLIELNSTRQLVIPDQVEIVNNDAVLYGGIQFEADTTFHKNEPVIASRSRGELSFSSVDSSLRGGSWSYLPGTAREINSIESILKKSKVKITLKTGNGATEESFKNLGANNTSSPRILHIATHGYFFEDLIKSSQKSEINSQNENVFKMSDHPMLRSGLIMAGGNATWQGKQTIEGREDGILTAYEISQMNLSNTELVVLSACETGLGDIQGNEGVYGLQRAFKIAGAKYLIMSLWQVPDKQTSLLMTTFYKKWLNAEGPDNGGKKMTIPDAFHAAQKELREIGLDPYQWAGFVLVE; encoded by the coding sequence ATGTATATTCAATTTATTCTAATTGGGTTAATCGTTTTCTGTGATTCAGAATTAAAGGCACAAAATTCAGATTCACTTATTATTAATAGGAAGGTAGATAGTCTAATGCAAGTTGTACAGGACTATTTAGATATATTTGATTTTCAAAAAGCATTAGAAATAAATTCTGCCGCTGAAACCATAGCTTTACAAAAATTTGGCCACTATTCTTATTTATATGGCAAAACTAGTTTTAATCGTGGAAGAATATATGACCATAAATCTGAATTTACCAATGCAGTAAAATGGTATCTTGAATCGTTATCAATATTTGAAGAAACTAAAATTAAACCAACCTTTGATATAATTAAAAACCTAAATAAATTAGGCAATATTTATAGAATATTAGGTCAATTTGAAATTGCGGAATCTTGTCTATTGGAGTCTCTTAATTTACAAGAAAGCCAAATTGAAGCAAATCCAATAGAATTTGCCTTTTGCTTAAATAATCTTGGAATAATCTATTTCTCTTTAAGTCAATATGAAAATGCTGAGTTGTATTACCATCGTGCATTATCCATAAAAGAAAAGAGCGTAGGTAAAAGACATCCCGATTTTGCAGTAAGTTTGAACTGCCTAGCAAATCTATATTCTACATTAGAAAATTATCAAAAAGCAAATCTCTTATATTTACAAGCCAAAGAAATTTATGACATAAATCAAAATACAAAAAGTGCTGAATATGCATTATTACTAAATAATCTTGGAATTAATAATTTACAGCAGAATAACTTTGAATTATCTGAAAAATATTACCTAAAAGCAATCTCAATTCAACATGAATTGCTTGGAAATGAACATCCTGAGTATGCAACGAGTATAAATAACTTAGCCGCACTTTATTTCAAAATAGGTAAATTACCACAAGCTGATTCACTATTTTTAGAAGCCAGCTCAATTTGGCTTAAAACACTTGGAGAAGCACATCCTGAATACTTAGCTAGCCAAAATAATTTGGCTGCAATTTATTTTGCAATAAGTAATTTTGAAAAGGCAAAAGCAATTCTTAAAAAAACAAATGCAATTTGCAAAAAATTACTTGGTGAAAAGCACCCTGATTATATTCTAAATCTCATAAATTTAGTAAGTATTTATTGGCTTACAAAAGATTTTGATACAATTAAATCATATCTATCAGAAGTAATGAGTGCTGAAAAAACAATATTATATCAAGCTTCAAATTACCTTACTGAGTTTGAATTATCGAAATTTATTCAAAATTTTTCAGAAAAACAGAATATTGCATTATCAATTAATCAAGAAAGCTTGAATTTAAACGAAATTTGTTTTGACAATGCACTTTTCTTTAAAGGATTTATACTTAACGCCAGTGTGCAATTAAATAGACTAATTAAATTGGATACTAAAAATTATGAAAAATTACAATTTTGGAAGCATTGCAATCAAAATTTAGCTACACTATATGCAACGAAAGTTGTCGATAGAGATAGTCAAAATTTTGAATCTCTAATTGAAATTGCAAATACACTAGAAAAGGAACTCATTCAAACTGTAAAGGATTTCAAAAAAACGAACATGCAAGTTTATTGGAAAGACGTACAAAATAAATTAACGAATAAAGAAGCTGCTATTGAATTTGTTAGCTACTCCTTATCAAACTCTGAGTTCAATACAGACAGCATAATGTATGCTGCATTATTACTTAAACCTGATGAAAGCCAACCTATATTTATTTCCCTTTTCGAGGAAAAATCATTAGATTCTTTATTACAATTAAATGCAGAGCGGAAAACTGATTATGTAAACAATCTATATTCAATTGCAGGCCGAGGTGCTGTTGCATTAGAAACTCCAAAAAGAACTTTATATGAAATGATCTGGGAGCCAATAGAAAAATATATGGAAGGAATCAAAACGATTTATTTTTCTCCAAGTGGATTACTGCACAGAATTAATTTGGATGCAATACCTGTTTCGGAATCCGAAACATTAGCCGATAAATATAGACTCATTGAATTGAATAGCACCCGTCAATTGGTTATCCCGGATCAAGTCGAAATAGTGAATAACGATGCCGTATTATACGGGGGAATACAATTTGAAGCAGACACCACATTTCATAAAAATGAACCTGTAATTGCATCCCGATCAAGAGGAGAATTATCTTTTTCTAGTGTCGACTCAAGCCTGCGAGGGGGAAGTTGGAGTTATTTACCTGGAACTGCACGAGAAATAAATTCAATTGAAAGTATTTTGAAAAAATCAAAAGTAAAAATAACTTTGAAAACGGGAAATGGTGCTACAGAGGAATCATTTAAAAACTTAGGAGCAAATAATACATCTTCACCGCGAATATTACACATAGCAACACATGGATACTTTTTTGAAGATCTAATAAAAAGTAGTCAAAAGTCAGAAATTAATAGTCAAAATGAAAATGTTTTTAAAATGTCTGATCATCCGATGCTACGTTCAGGATTAATCATGGCAGGAGGAAATGCAACTTGGCAAGGTAAACAAACAATAGAAGGAAGAGAAGATGGAATATTAACTGCCTATGAAATTAGCCAAATGAATTTATCCAATACTGAACTAGTAGTGCTCTCGGCTTGCGAAACCGGATTAGGAGACATTCAAGGAAATGAAGGAGTGTATGGATTGCAGCGCGCCTTTAAAATTGCCGGTGCAAAATATCTCATCATGAGTCTTTGGCAAGTACCCGATAAGCAAACTTCATTGTTGATGACTACTTTTTATAAGAAATGGTTGAATGCCGAAGGTCCCGACAACGGCGGGAAAAAAATGACTATTCCGGATGCATTTCATGCAGCACAAAAAGAACTGCGAGAAATTGGATTGGATCCATATCAGTGGGCGGGGTTTGTACTTGTGGAGTAA
- a CDS encoding tetratricopeptide repeat protein — translation MKYLFIFSYCILPLIIFGQVNDTSIIRMKIDSLYTSIDIASKAREWNKSIAQADLLSDLAKQNFGEISAEFADACYKKSTIYLNQSLFSEAEKLMLKSVAIREMILNEGHPDFALGYLNLGILYWKSGQYEQSEKNIWKATRLREKYLGKEHSEYAKCLNNLGVLYYDMGQYEKSIGYYQEALSIRKRVLGPDHPSYAYSLYNLAILFSGMGQFDQSEIYHLEAATIRGRVLGKNHTDYAKSLNSLGVLYGEMGLREQAEKNLKNAIAILKNSLGSEHPDYANSLNNLGILYWKFGQLDSAEICFMETFSIRIKALGTEHPDYANSLNVLGNFYGDKKQFELAEKYYLEAIEKRVKLLGKEHPLVASSYNNLGVLYRKMSLYDKSEEYLLQSMEIREKVLGKDHPLYASTLESLANLCINKSQFKRAQLYLTELANLNQSFLQRAQHHLPESEMKKYLSKFVLQMNVFFSLATKHHSGEYNSMLANQAIFYKGFLLEAANRLNKIASANSETKELCNVLKAYHRRLSNLYSKPLADRKGIDELLAKVQDLEKELTRKVAGYNNEIRQVNWQEINTNLKPNETVVEFFHYQDSEKQKSDSSYYAAIVFKQGFTYPIFISLFEEHKLLELFRQNQKGQNISEVYANRGVSPIKEESLQGIYDVIWKPLDSILKNINTIYYSPSGLLHRINFDAIPINNSTHLADNYKLVRLGSTRSIVVPDNPKIEANNTAILYGGINYNIDTTMYVLDSFSKDILTSLDDELSFASIDRSLGNRGNAWMYLPGTAKEIQTLSIIFKKSNFNTIVYSDTYATEEIFKNIGKKESSPRVLHISTHGFFFEDPKNNSHQSEINSQKSDVNSQKSKVNSQKLEVNSHQSKVNSQKLEVNSHQSKINSQNSIVNSHQSKVNSQKSKVNSQKLEVNSQTENAFKISDHPMIRSGLILTGGNYAWTNGKPYREGIEDGILTAYEISQLNLSNTELVVLSACETGLGDIQGNEGVYGLQRAFKIAGAKYLMMSLWQVPDEETKEFMIRFYQNWLEQKLEIPDAFRKTQQEMRKQYADPYKWAGFVLVE, via the coding sequence ATGAAATATTTGTTTATTTTTTCTTATTGCATACTTCCTCTAATCATATTTGGGCAAGTGAATGACACCTCGATCATACGAATGAAAATAGACAGCCTGTATACTTCAATAGATATAGCCTCCAAAGCCCGTGAATGGAACAAATCGATCGCGCAGGCAGACCTTCTGTCAGATCTTGCAAAACAGAATTTTGGAGAAATTTCTGCTGAGTTTGCGGATGCTTGTTATAAAAAAAGTACCATTTATTTAAACCAAAGTTTATTTTCCGAAGCTGAAAAGTTAATGTTGAAAAGTGTAGCAATAAGAGAAATGATATTAAATGAAGGACATCCGGATTTTGCTCTTGGCTACCTCAATTTGGGAATTTTATATTGGAAATCAGGTCAATACGAACAGTCAGAAAAAAATATTTGGAAGGCTACCAGATTGCGTGAAAAATATCTGGGCAAGGAGCACTCTGAGTATGCAAAATGTTTGAATAACTTAGGTGTTTTATATTACGATATGGGTCAATATGAAAAATCTATTGGTTATTATCAAGAGGCCTTAAGTATTCGGAAGAGAGTTTTAGGGCCAGATCACCCATCATATGCATACAGTCTATACAATCTTGCAATATTATTTAGCGGAATGGGCCAATTTGATCAATCTGAAATATACCATTTGGAAGCAGCAACGATACGCGGTAGAGTATTGGGTAAAAACCATACGGATTATGCGAAAAGTTTGAACAGTCTAGGTGTACTTTATGGTGAAATGGGCTTACGGGAACAAGCAGAAAAGAATTTAAAAAATGCCATTGCCATATTAAAAAATTCTTTAGGAAGTGAACATCCTGATTATGCAAATAGTCTTAATAATCTTGGAATTCTATATTGGAAATTCGGTCAACTCGACAGCGCCGAAATTTGTTTCATGGAGACCTTTTCAATTAGAATAAAAGCATTAGGCACTGAGCATCCTGACTATGCGAATTCACTCAACGTCTTAGGTAACTTTTATGGGGATAAAAAACAATTTGAACTTGCAGAGAAATATTATTTAGAAGCTATAGAAAAAAGAGTAAAACTTTTAGGTAAAGAACATCCACTTGTCGCATCAAGTTATAATAATCTTGGAGTTTTGTATCGCAAAATGAGTTTATACGATAAATCCGAAGAATATTTATTACAATCCATGGAGATCCGGGAAAAAGTATTGGGAAAAGATCATCCACTTTACGCTTCAACGCTTGAAAGTCTTGCAAATCTTTGCATAAATAAGAGTCAATTCAAAAGAGCCCAATTATATTTAACAGAGTTAGCTAATTTGAATCAATCATTTTTGCAAAGAGCTCAGCACCATTTACCTGAATCTGAAATGAAAAAATATTTGTCAAAGTTTGTGCTGCAAATGAATGTCTTTTTTTCTCTTGCAACTAAACATCATTCCGGTGAATATAATTCTATGCTTGCGAATCAAGCAATTTTTTATAAAGGCTTTTTACTTGAAGCAGCAAACCGACTAAATAAAATAGCATCTGCAAATTCTGAAACTAAAGAACTCTGCAACGTACTTAAAGCTTACCATAGACGTCTTTCCAACTTATATTCTAAACCACTTGCAGATCGTAAAGGGATTGATGAATTATTAGCAAAAGTACAGGATCTAGAAAAGGAGCTTACTCGCAAGGTTGCTGGTTACAATAATGAAATCCGTCAAGTAAACTGGCAAGAAATAAATACAAATTTAAAACCGAATGAGACTGTTGTGGAATTTTTTCATTATCAAGATTCCGAAAAACAAAAATCGGATAGTAGCTACTATGCCGCGATAGTATTTAAACAGGGATTTACATATCCTATTTTTATTTCACTTTTTGAGGAACATAAACTTCTTGAATTGTTTCGCCAAAACCAAAAAGGACAAAACATTTCAGAAGTTTATGCAAACCGTGGCGTTAGCCCAATTAAAGAAGAATCCCTACAAGGCATCTATGATGTAATTTGGAAACCACTTGATAGCATTCTTAAAAATATAAATACAATTTATTATTCTCCTTCCGGATTATTACATCGAATCAATTTTGATGCTATTCCAATTAACAATTCAACGCATCTTGCTGACAACTACAAATTAGTTCGACTTGGAAGTACAAGATCAATAGTTGTTCCTGATAATCCAAAAATTGAAGCAAACAATACAGCGATTTTGTATGGTGGAATAAATTACAATATAGATACAACAATGTATGTTCTTGATTCTTTTTCCAAAGATATCTTGACATCGCTAGACGACGAACTTTCCTTTGCTTCTATAGATAGAAGCTTAGGGAATCGTGGAAACGCTTGGATGTATCTTCCCGGAACAGCAAAGGAAATACAAACATTGTCTATCATATTTAAAAAATCAAATTTTAATACAATCGTTTATTCTGATACCTATGCAACAGAAGAAATATTTAAAAATATAGGTAAAAAAGAATCTTCTCCCAGAGTATTGCACATTTCTACCCATGGTTTCTTTTTTGAGGATCCCAAAAATAATAGTCACCAATCAGAAATCAATAGTCAAAAATCAGATGTCAATAGTCAAAAATCAAAAGTCAATAGTCAAAAATTAGAAGTCAATAGTCACCAATCAAAAGTCAATAGTCAAAAATTAGAAGTCAATAGTCACCAATCAAAAATCAATAGTCAAAATTCAATAGTCAATAGTCACCAATCAAAAGTCAATAGTCAAAAATCAAAAGTCAATAGTCAAAAATTAGAAGTCAATAGTCAAACAGAAAATGCTTTTAAAATATCAGATCATCCGATGATTCGTTCAGGATTAATACTTACAGGAGGAAATTACGCTTGGACAAATGGAAAACCTTACAGAGAAGGAATTGAAGATGGCATTCTAACTGCTTATGAAATTTCACAATTGAATTTATCCAATACTGAACTTGTAGTTTTGTCTGCATGCGAAACAGGTCTTGGCGATATTCAAGGCAATGAAGGTGTATACGGTTTACAAAGAGCATTTAAAATAGCTGGTGCCAAATATCTAATGATGAGTCTTTGGCAAGTACCCGATGAAGAAACTAAGGAATTTATGATTCGCTTTTATCAAAATTGGCTAGAACAAAAATTAGAAATTCCGGATGCATTTAGAAAAACACAACAAGAAATGAGAAAGCAATATGCAGATCCTTATAAATGGGCAGGATTTGTGTTGGTGGAGTAG
- a CDS encoding tetratricopeptide repeat protein, with product MKYAILFLLVSTLTGVSAQTVDSDTIKRVDSLIKVSRELTGKKDFQKALELNAIAEKLALEKFGKESAAYGSCCFNRGRVSRNKGDYPEAEKWYLESKAIREKVLGKEHPDYALNLTSLAILYKDMGNYEKAEPLYLESKAIREKVLGKEHPDYASSLNSLAILYKDMGNYEKAEPLYIEAKAIQEKVLGKEHPDYASSLNSLAILYKDMGNYEKAEPLYLESTAIREKVLGKEHPDYASSLNNHATLYKYMGNYEKAEPLCLEAKTIREKVLGKEHPDYASSLNSLANLYKDMGNYEKAEPLCLESKAIREKVLGKEHRDYASSLYNLAILYKDMGNYEKAEPLYLESKAIREKVLGKEHPDYTSSLNSLATLYKDMGNYEKAEPLYIEAKAIREKVSGKENLDYANSLNNLANLYLDLGNYEKAEPLYIEAKTIREKVSGKELPDYARSLNNLAILYSRIGKYEKSEPLYLKAKPIFEKVVGKESLDYAVFLENFADFVGNIGNYEKAEPLYLEAKSIYEKVLGKEHPVYAISLTSLAILYKNLGNYEKAERLCLEAKPIFEKVLGKENPNNSSNLGNLADLYERLSRFSLSAPLLAEVYSLNQARLSKAISFLSEQELAIYTATFQKQADALGSYILARLTPGTIGAEFDQAGILPALQYSNALFYKGFLLTATTQINTLLASTPETQEINLRSKSYRRRLAVEYAKPIADRKNVAELEEKTNSAEKELARTMAGYAEAKRQVKWEEVMSTLKKEEAAIEFVSFKVNFPRFTDSLMYAALLLKPDESQPIFISLFEEKSLDSLLQLNAERKTDYVNNLYSIAGRGAVALETPKRTLYEMIWEPIEKYMEGIKTIYFSPSGLLHRINLDAIPVSESETLADKYRLIELNSTRQLVIPDQVEIVNNDAVLYGGIQFEADTTFHKNEPVIASRSRGELSFSSVDSSLRGGSWSYLPGTAREINSIESILKKSKVKITLKTGNGATEESFKNLGANNTSSPRILHIATHGYFFEDLIKSSQKSEINSQNENVFKMSDHPMLRSGLIMAGGNATWQGKQTIEGREDGILTAYEISQMNLSNTELVVLSACETGLGDIQGNEGVYGLQRAFKIAGAKYLIMSLWQVPDKQTSLLMTTFYKKWLNAESPDNGGKKMTIPDAFHAAQKELREIGLDPYQWAGFVLME from the coding sequence ATGAAATACGCAATTCTATTTTTACTGGTATCAACTCTAACTGGTGTTTCCGCACAAACGGTCGATTCAGATACTATCAAACGGGTTGACAGCCTCATTAAAGTTTCCCGTGAGCTGACAGGTAAGAAAGATTTTCAAAAAGCATTAGAATTGAATGCTATCGCTGAAAAGCTTGCATTGGAAAAGTTTGGGAAAGAGTCCGCAGCATATGGCAGTTGTTGTTTCAACCGAGGTAGAGTGAGTAGGAATAAAGGTGATTACCCCGAGGCCGAAAAATGGTACCTTGAATCCAAAGCCATCCGGGAAAAAGTGCTTGGAAAGGAGCATCCGGATTATGCCTTAAACCTGACCAGCCTCGCAATCCTTTACAAAGACATGGGCAACTACGAAAAAGCCGAACCGCTATACCTTGAATCCAAAGCCATCCGGGAAAAAGTGCTGGGAAAGGAGCATCCGGATTATGCCTCTAGCCTGAACAGCCTCGCAATCCTTTACAAAGACATGGGCAACTACGAAAAAGCCGAACCGCTATACATCGAAGCCAAAGCCATCCAGGAAAAAGTGCTGGGAAAGGAGCATCCGGATTATGCCTCTAGCCTGAACAGCCTCGCAATCCTTTACAAAGACATGGGCAACTACGAAAAAGCCGAACCGCTATACCTTGAATCCACAGCTATCCGGGAAAAAGTGTTGGGAAAGGAGCATCCGGATTATGCGTCTAGCCTGAACAACCACGCAACCCTTTACAAATACATGGGCAACTACGAAAAAGCCGAGCCACTCTGCCTTGAAGCCAAAACCATCCGGGAAAAAGTGCTGGGAAAAGAGCATCCGGATTATGCCTCTAGCCTGAACAGCCTCGCAAACCTTTACAAAGACATGGGCAACTACGAAAAAGCCGAACCGCTCTGCCTCGAATCCAAAGCCATCAGGGAAAAAGTGCTGGGAAAGGAGCATCGCGATTATGCCTCTAGCCTGTACAACCTCGCAATCCTTTACAAAGACATGGGCAACTACGAAAAAGCCGAACCGCTATACCTTGAATCCAAAGCTATCCGGGAAAAAGTGCTGGGAAAGGAGCATCCGGATTATACCTCTAGCCTGAACAGCCTCGCAACCCTTTACAAAGACATGGGCAACTACGAAAAAGCCGAACCGCTATACATCGAAGCCAAAGCCATCCGCGAAAAAGTGTCGGGAAAGGAAAATCTCGACTATGCTAATAGCCTGAACAACCTGGCAAACCTATATTTGGATCTGGGCAACTACGAAAAAGCCGAACCACTATACATCGAAGCCAAAACCATCCGCGAAAAAGTGTCGGGAAAGGAGCTTCCAGACTATGCTCGAAGCCTGAACAACCTGGCAATTCTGTACAGTAGGATAGGCAAATACGAGAAATCCGAACCGCTTTACCTGAAAGCCAAACCCATTTTTGAAAAAGTGGTGGGAAAGGAGAGTCTTGATTACGCCGTGTTCCTGGAGAACTTCGCAGATTTTGTCGGTAATATAGGCAATTATGAAAAAGCCGAACCGCTATACCTTGAAGCCAAAAGTATTTACGAAAAAGTGCTGGGAAAGGAGCACCCTGTTTATGCGATAAGCCTAACCAGCCTCGCGATCCTTTACAAAAATTTGGGCAACTACGAAAAAGCCGAGCGGCTCTGCCTCGAAGCCAAACCCATCTTTGAAAAAGTGCTGGGAAAGGAGAATCCCAATAATTCGAGTAACTTGGGAAACCTCGCGGATTTGTATGAAAGACTAAGTCGATTTTCTCTATCTGCACCTTTACTTGCAGAAGTGTACTCCCTGAACCAAGCAAGGCTGTCGAAAGCCATTTCTTTTCTTTCCGAACAAGAACTCGCAATCTACACGGCTACTTTTCAAAAACAAGCAGACGCTTTGGGATCCTATATCCTCGCTCGTCTTACTCCGGGAACAATAGGAGCAGAATTTGACCAAGCAGGAATCCTGCCAGCCCTCCAATATAGCAATGCCCTTTTTTACAAGGGCTTCCTGCTTACTGCCACCACTCAGATAAATACACTGTTAGCGTCAACCCCGGAAACACAAGAAATCAACCTTCGCTCAAAAAGCTACCGTCGCCGCCTGGCAGTCGAATATGCCAAACCTATTGCAGATCGAAAGAATGTAGCCGAACTGGAAGAAAAGACCAATTCCGCTGAAAAAGAACTTGCTCGCACCATGGCAGGTTACGCAGAAGCGAAGCGACAAGTAAAATGGGAAGAGGTCATGTCCACTCTAAAAAAGGAAGAAGCAGCTATAGAGTTTGTTTCTTTTAAAGTGAATTTTCCAAGATTTACAGACAGCCTAATGTATGCTGCATTATTACTTAAACCTGATGAAAGCCAACCTATATTTATTTCCCTTTTCGAGGAAAAATCATTAGATTCTTTATTACAATTAAATGCAGAGCGGAAAACTGATTATGTAAACAATCTATATTCAATTGCAGGCCGAGGTGCTGTTGCATTAGAAACTCCAAAAAGAACTTTATATGAAATGATCTGGGAGCCAATAGAAAAATATATGGAAGGAATCAAAACGATTTATTTTTCTCCAAGTGGATTACTGCACAGAATTAATTTGGATGCAATACCTGTTTCGGAATCCGAAACATTAGCCGATAAATATAGACTCATTGAATTGAATAGCACCCGTCAATTGGTTATCCCGGATCAAGTCGAAATAGTGAATAACGATGCCGTATTATACGGGGGAATACAATTTGAAGCAGACACCACATTTCATAAAAATGAACCTGTAATTGCATCCCGATCAAGAGGAGAATTATCTTTTTCTAGTGTCGACTCAAGCCTGCGAGGGGGAAGTTGGAGTTATTTACCTGGAACTGCACGAGAAATAAATTCAATTGAAAGTATTTTGAAAAAATCAAAAGTAAAAATAACTTTGAAAACGGGAAATGGTGCTACAGAGGAATCATTTAAAAACTTAGGAGCAAATAATACATCTTCACCGCGAATATTACACATAGCAACACATGGATACTTTTTTGAAGATCTAATAAAAAGTAGTCAAAAGTCAGAAATTAATAGTCAAAATGAAAATGTTTTTAAAATGTCTGATCATCCGATGCTACGTTCAGGATTAATCATGGCAGGAGGAAATGCAACTTGGCAAGGTAAACAAACAATAGAAGGAAGAGAAGATGGAATATTAACTGCCTATGAAATTAGCCAAATGAATTTATCCAATACTGAACTAGTAGTGCTCTCGGCTTGCGAAACCGGATTAGGAGACATTCAAGGAAATGAAGGAGTGTATGGATTGCAGCGCGCCTTTAAAATTGCCGGAGCAAAATATCTCATCATGTCGCTTTGGCAGGTTCCGGATAAACAAACTTCCTTATTGATGACTACTTTTTATAAGAAATGGTTGAATGCCGAAAGTCCCGACAACGGCGGGAAAAAAATGACTATTCCGGATGCATTTCATGCAGCACAAAAAGAACTGCGAGAAATTGGATTGGATCCATATCAGTGGGCGGGGTTTGTATTGATGGAATAA